The Nocardioides ochotonae genome segment CGGGTCGAGCGCGGCCATCGCTCCCCCGCGCACGGCGGCGGCGAAGCCCATGGTCGAGATCTCCACGCGGGTGCCGCCGGCGTCGACGGCGAGCACGCCGGCGCCGATCTCGCGCTCCACCGCGTCGCGCATGTGGTGGCCGACCGCGGAGTAGTAGCCGCTGAGCACGATCGCGGCGGGGTTCAGGGCGTTGGCGAGGATGGCGGCTCCGACCCCGACCCAGGTGCCGACCTGCTCGAGCGCGTCGAGGGTGCGGGCGTCGCCGAGGTCGGCGCGGCGGTTGATCTCCGCGAGGCGCTCGTCGAGGCCGAGCGCCGGGTTCCGGATCGGGTCGTGGGGCTCCGCGACCAGCTCGAGCAGGGCCCGCAGCCCGCTCACGGTCTCCCAGCAGCCGGTGCGCCCGCAGCCGCAGGTCCGACCCCGCGGCTGGACGATGATGTGGCCGAACTCCCCGGCGTACCCGTGGCGACCGCGGAGCAGACGGCCGTCGGCGACGATCCCGCCCCCGACCCCGACCTCGCCGAAGATCACCAGGATGTCCTGGCGGTCCGCGACGCCCGGGGTGGCCTCGGCCGTCGCGGCGAGGTTGCCCTCGTTGTCGATGCGCACGGGGAACGACCCGTCCAGCCGGTGGCGGATGAGCTCGCCGACCGGCACGTCGAACCACCCGAGGTTGGGCCCGTGCGTCAGCAGGTCGCGCCGCCGGTCGACCAGCCCCGCGACGCCGACGGTGAGGCCCGCGGGGCAGCGGTCGCCGCCGTCGAGCTCCGCGACGGTCTCGTTCACCAGGCGCACGAGGTGGTCGATGACGACCTCGGCGCCGAGGGCCCGCGCGTCGAGAGCCAGCCGGTGCTCGCCGACGGTGCGACCGGCGAGGTCGAGGGCGAGCACGGAGACGTGGTTGACGTTCACCTCGGCGCCGAGGCCGTAGACGCGGGACCCGTCGAGCTCGACCGCCGTGCTGGGCCGGCCGACGCTCGCGCGCTGCACCTTGCCCTCGCGGACCAGCCCGCGCTCGGCCAGCTCCGAGACCAGCGTCGACACCGTCGAGCGAGTCATCCCGAGCTCGGAGGCGAGGGTGGCGCGTGAGCGCGGACCGTGGTCGCGCAGCCAGCGCAGGACGAGTCCGAGGTTCGCGCGCCGCAGGTCGAGGTGGTCGACACTCTGCGCCGAAGCGGGGGCATCGAGCGAGGTCATCGTCGCCCTCCTGCCTGGCCCGTGAGGCCGCTGTGATCGCCGTCACACGTTTGTTGAGGCGACGCTCAAACTAAAGGCGAGGAGAGCGCTCCCACAACCGCCCTTGGGGCGGAATACCGCACCCAGATTTCACTTCCGCCTTTTGCCGACAGAAGTGCGATGGATGCCGACATAAGTCGGGCCTGTACGCCGCGAAATCGGGCCTGGAGCGGCCTTCGGGCGGGGAATTAGTGATTCGCCCTCGACCCGTCATCGAGGGCGATCTCGGCCGCGCGCAGGCCCGCGCCGAGGAGCGCGGCGCGGTCCCCGGGGGCTCCGAGCTCCACCTGGGTCCCGGCCACCACGTGGGCGGGCGCGCGGCGGTACATCGCGCTGCGCACCTCGTTGAGCAGGTGCGGTCCGAGGGCGGCGCCGGGCCCGCCCACCAGGACGATCGAGGGGTTGGCGAAGGCCACCAGCCCTGCGATCGTCTCCCCCACCCGCCGGCCCATGTCCCGCGCGAGCTGCACCGCGACCGGGTCTCCGCCGCCGACCGCGGCCACGACCGCGGCCCAGTCGACCTCGTCGCCGGCGGCGAGTGCCCGGGCCAGCGCGGGCGACCGCCCGGAACGGGCCGCGGCCGCCGCCTGCTCGGCCACTGCGGCCACCGAGACGAAGGAGTCCAGGCAGCCGCTGCTCCCACAGCCCGCGCACGCCGGGCCGAACTCGTCGACCCGGGTGTGCCCGATCGCGCCCGCCAGGTCGGCGCTGCCCCGTCCGAGGTGGCCGTCCATGAAGGTCGCGGTGCTCACCGTGGTGCCGAGCCGCAGGACGACGAGATCGTCGAGCCCGCGGGCCCCGCCGGCGTGCCGCTCGCCGATGGCCATGGCACGCGCGGCCTGCTCGACCACCACCGGAGCGCCGCCCGTGGCCGCCTCGATGCCCGTGACGAGCTCGTCCAGCTGCACGGGCAGACCGGGGGCGAGGGCCAGGCCGGTGGCCAGCACGGCGTGGTGCCCCGATGACTCCGCTTCCGCCTGCGCCACCGCCTGCGACACCGTCTCCACGACCAGCCGGCACAGCTCCTCGGGCGACTCCCCACCGGCGCGGTCCCGGGTCACCGGGCGGGAGATCGCGAACGTCGCGTCGACGACGGTGGCGCGCACCCGGGACTCCGCGACGGACACCGCGGCCATCCGGACCGCGGGTCCTAGCCCGACGGTGCTCGAGCGTCGCCCGCCCGAGCTCGGCGCCACGGGTCCCGGGGCCACCAGCCCCGCGCCCGCGAGCGAGGCGACCTCGCCGGTCACCGTCGTACGCGAGACCCCCAGCGCCCGGGCGAGCTCGGAACGGGTGCGGGGTCCCTCGTCACGCAGCAGCCGCAGCAGCCGCCCCTCGAGCGAGGGCAGCGCCGGGTTCACCTGGGTCATGGCGCTCTCCGTCCCGAGGTCCCGCCGATGGATGGGCTGGATCCTGACAGGTCGCCGGGCAGGTGGACAGGGCCTCGGGCCCCACCCGGCGACCCGGGCGGGTCTCGGCACGCCGGGCAGGATGGTGCGCATGCTCCTCGCCGAGGTCGTCGCCACGTCCACCGCCGTCGCGAGCACCCGCTCGCGCAAGGCCAAGGTCGCCGCCATCGCCGAGCTGCTCGCGGCGACCGGTCCCGGCGAGCTCGAGGTCGTCACCGCCTACGTCGGCGGCACACTGCGCCAGCGGCGCACCGGGCTCGGCTGGCGCGGTCTCGGGGAGCTGCCGGACCCGGCGACCGAGGCCACCCTGGAGGTGGCAGACGTGGACGCGGCCTTCGAGCGGATCGCCTCGCTCGCCGGCCCGGGCTCCCAGGCCGCGCGGGCCGCGGCGGTGGAGGCGCTGTTCGGGCTGGCCACGCCCGAGGAGCAGCGCTGGTTGCGCGGTGCCGTCACCGGCGAGGTCCGCCAGGGCGCGCTGGACGCGCTGGTGCAGGAGGCCGTCGCGGTCGCCGCGCGCGTCCCGCTCCCCGTCGTACGACGCGCGGCAATGCTGGCCGGGTCGACCCGGGCGGTCGTCACCGCGGCGTTCGCGGGCGGCGCCGACGCGCTCGCCGCGATCGGCCTCGAGGTCGGGCGACCGGTGCTGCCGATGCTCGCCTCGTCGGCGAAGACCCTCACCGAGGCGATGCAGCGTGCCGGCGGCGGCACCGTCGCGGTCGACACCAAGCTCGACGGGATCCGCATCCAGGTGCACCGCGACGGCGACGACGTGCGGATCGCGACCCGCACGTTGGAGGACATCACCGCGCGGCTGCCGGAGGTCGTCGAGGTGGTCCGTGCGCTGCCGGGAGGCCGCTTCGTGCTCGACGGCGAGGCGATCGCGCTGGACGCCACCGGGCGCCCGCGGCCGTTCCAGGAGACCGCCTCACGCACCGCCCAGCGTGCGGTCAGCGAGATCGCCGTGACGCCGTACTTCTTCGACCTGCTGCACCTCGACGAGGAGGACCTGCTCGACTCCCCCGGCGCCGAGCGCCTCGCCGCGCTCGAGACGCTCGTGCCCGAGCCGTGGCGGGTGCCGCGCCTGGTCACCGACGACGTCGCCGCGGCCGAGGAGTTCGCTGCGACCGTCCTCGCCGGCGGGCACGAGGGCGTGGTGGTGAAGAACCTCGCCGCGCCGTACGACGCGGGGCGCCGGGGCGCGTCGTGGGTGAAGGTGAAGCCGGTGCACACCCTCGACCTGGTCGTCCTCGCCGTCGAGTGGGGCTCGGGCCGGCGCTCCGGGTGGCTGTCCAACATCCACCTCGGCGCCCGCGCCGGCGACGGGTTCGTGATGCTGGGCAAGACGAATCTTGAAACACAATCACGCACACCTAGACTGGATGCCGCACCACCCGCACGAACGAAGGACACGCACGATGACTGACCGCTGCTATGGCCGTATCTCACTGGACCGGGTCGACACGTCTGGCTCGATCAACAGGCAAGCCAACGCCCTGCACGAGAAGGTCGTGGGCGACTACGTCGACTACTTTGACCGGTCCGTGTCTGGGTCGGTGCCGTTCCGCAAGCGCCCTGAAGGCGCGCGCCTGCTGGCCGACATGAGGCGGGGCGACCGGTTCCTGGTAACGAAGATCGACCG includes the following:
- a CDS encoding ROK family transcriptional regulator, translating into MTSLDAPASAQSVDHLDLRRANLGLVLRWLRDHGPRSRATLASELGMTRSTVSTLVSELAERGLVREGKVQRASVGRPSTAVELDGSRVYGLGAEVNVNHVSVLALDLAGRTVGEHRLALDARALGAEVVIDHLVRLVNETVAELDGGDRCPAGLTVGVAGLVDRRRDLLTHGPNLGWFDVPVGELIRHRLDGSFPVRIDNEGNLAATAEATPGVADRQDILVIFGEVGVGGGIVADGRLLRGRHGYAGEFGHIIVQPRGRTCGCGRTGCWETVSGLRALLELVAEPHDPIRNPALGLDERLAEINRRADLGDARTLDALEQVGTWVGVGAAILANALNPAAIVLSGYYSAVGHHMRDAVEREIGAGVLAVDAGGTRVEISTMGFAAAVRGGAMAALDPVFAAPSIIARRPHPAGPVGEVVA
- a CDS encoding ROK family transcriptional regulator; the encoded protein is MTQVNPALPSLEGRLLRLLRDEGPRTRSELARALGVSRTTVTGEVASLAGAGLVAPGPVAPSSGGRRSSTVGLGPAVRMAAVSVAESRVRATVVDATFAISRPVTRDRAGGESPEELCRLVVETVSQAVAQAEAESSGHHAVLATGLALAPGLPVQLDELVTGIEAATGGAPVVVEQAARAMAIGERHAGGARGLDDLVVLRLGTTVSTATFMDGHLGRGSADLAGAIGHTRVDEFGPACAGCGSSGCLDSFVSVAAVAEQAAAAARSGRSPALARALAAGDEVDWAAVVAAVGGGDPVAVQLARDMGRRVGETIAGLVAFANPSIVLVGGPGAALGPHLLNEVRSAMYRRAPAHVVAGTQVELGAPGDRAALLGAGLRAAEIALDDGSRANH
- a CDS encoding ATP-dependent DNA ligase — encoded protein: MLLAEVVATSTAVASTRSRKAKVAAIAELLAATGPGELEVVTAYVGGTLRQRRTGLGWRGLGELPDPATEATLEVADVDAAFERIASLAGPGSQAARAAAVEALFGLATPEEQRWLRGAVTGEVRQGALDALVQEAVAVAARVPLPVVRRAAMLAGSTRAVVTAAFAGGADALAAIGLEVGRPVLPMLASSAKTLTEAMQRAGGGTVAVDTKLDGIRIQVHRDGDDVRIATRTLEDITARLPEVVEVVRALPGGRFVLDGEAIALDATGRPRPFQETASRTAQRAVSEIAVTPYFFDLLHLDEEDLLDSPGAERLAALETLVPEPWRVPRLVTDDVAAAEEFAATVLAGGHEGVVVKNLAAPYDAGRRGASWVKVKPVHTLDLVVLAVEWGSGRRSGWLSNIHLGARAGDGFVMLGKTNLETQSRTPRLDAAPPARTKDTHDD